In a genomic window of Wyeomyia smithii strain HCP4-BCI-WySm-NY-G18 chromosome 1, ASM2978416v1, whole genome shotgun sequence:
- the LOC129721113 gene encoding 39S ribosomal protein L55, mitochondrial yields the protein MIQKSLTVWQMMQSSSRIGQRFLSSNTTAVVKVHRSVYARRYPTMMVLPNGATINITYHEPRRIIKLPLDLSLLSETDRKSRLEKRKPKQVLRVEDEVEDNFNARKYIKLIKK from the exons ATGATACAGAAGTCATTAACTGTGTGGCAAATGATGCAAAGCAGCTCACGCATTGGTCAAAGGTTTCTATCTTCTAACACGACTGCCGTTGTAAAAGTGCACAGGAGCGTTTACGCAAGACGTTACCCGACGATGATGGTACTTCCAAATGGTGCTACAATCAACATTACTTACCACGAACCGCGAAGGATTATCAAA CTGCCACTTGATTTAAGTCTTTTGTCGGAAACCGACAGAAAATCACGGTTGGAAAAGAGGAAACCAAAACAAGTTCTACGCGTCGAAGATGAAGTAGAGGACAATTTCAATGCAAGAAAGTATATAAAACTcatcaaaaaataa